In Numenius arquata chromosome 3, bNumArq3.hap1.1, whole genome shotgun sequence, one genomic interval encodes:
- the FAIM gene encoding fas apoptotic inhibitory molecule 1 isoform X2 has translation MASREEITVCEDELRSRYSHLEKMTDLVAVWEVALSDGVHKIEFEHGTTSGKRVVYVDGKEEIRKEWMFKLVGKETFTVGATKTKATINIDAVSGFAYEYTLEINGKSLKKYMENRSKTTNTWILSLGGTDYRVVLEKDTMDVWCNGQKMETAGEFVEDGTETHFSVGDYSCCIKAVSSGKRKEGIIHTLIVDDREIPEAVE, from the exons ATGGCATCCCGTGAGGAGATTACTGTCTGTGAAGATGAATTAAG GTCTCGGTACAGCCACTTAGAGAAGATGACAGATTTGGTGGCTGTTTGGGAAGTAGCTTTAAGTGATGGTGTTCATAAGATTGAATTTGAACATGGGACCACTTCAGGAAAACGTGTTGTCTATGTTGATGGAAAG gaagaaataagaaaagaatggATGTTTAAATTAGTGGGTAAAGAAACATTCACTGTTGgagcaaccaaaacaaaagctaCTATTAACATTGATGCAGTCAGTGGCTTCGCGTATGAATATACTTTGGAGATCAACGGAAAGAGCCTCAAGAAATATATGGAGAACAGGTCAAAAACAACCAATACTTGGATACTGAGCTTGGGTGGTACAGATTATAGAGTTGTTCTAG aaaagGACACTATGGATGTGTGGTGCAACGGTCAAAAAATGGAAACAGCG GGTGAATTTGTAGAAGATGGGACTGAAACTCACTTCAGCGTTGGTGATTACAGCTGTTGCATTAAGGCTGTCAGTAGTGGAAAACGAAAGGAAGGAATTATTCATACCCTTATCGTGGATGACAGAGAAATCCCGGAGGCTGTGGAGTAG
- the FAIM gene encoding fas apoptotic inhibitory molecule 1 isoform X1, which translates to MTDLVAVWEVALSDGVHKIEFEHGTTSGKRVVYVDGKEEIRKEWMFKLVGKETFTVGATKTKATINIDAVSGFAYEYTLEINGKSLKKYMENRSKTTNTWILSLGGTDYRVVLEKDTMDVWCNGQKMETAGEFVEDGTETHFSVGDYSCCIKAVSSGKRKEGIIHTLIVDDREIPEAVE; encoded by the exons ATGACAGATTTGGTGGCTGTTTGGGAAGTAGCTTTAAGTGATGGTGTTCATAAGATTGAATTTGAACATGGGACCACTTCAGGAAAACGTGTTGTCTATGTTGATGGAAAG gaagaaataagaaaagaatggATGTTTAAATTAGTGGGTAAAGAAACATTCACTGTTGgagcaaccaaaacaaaagctaCTATTAACATTGATGCAGTCAGTGGCTTCGCGTATGAATATACTTTGGAGATCAACGGAAAGAGCCTCAAGAAATATATGGAGAACAGGTCAAAAACAACCAATACTTGGATACTGAGCTTGGGTGGTACAGATTATAGAGTTGTTCTAG aaaagGACACTATGGATGTGTGGTGCAACGGTCAAAAAATGGAAACAGCG GGTGAATTTGTAGAAGATGGGACTGAAACTCACTTCAGCGTTGGTGATTACAGCTGTTGCATTAAGGCTGTCAGTAGTGGAAAACGAAAGGAAGGAATTATTCATACCCTTATCGTGGATGACAGAGAAATCCCGGAGGCTGTGGAGTAG